From the genome of Nicotiana tabacum cultivar K326 chromosome 2, ASM71507v2, whole genome shotgun sequence:
GAGTCCCAGTCATGAGTAAAGAGCAGTCCATTTCACAAAGTATTCCGCGTTTACGCAAGATCGGGATCTATCCCAAGGTGTGTGaatacaagcattagtggctgctttcaTTGCTCGAATTCATGATCTTAATACAGAGATAACTTTACTGTAGCTTCAAGGCAACCAGTCATGAGCATTTGGCTTCAAATATTTCTTGCACGAAAAGGATACTTGAAACTTTtgcgcgtatttgactaaaaataTTTGTGAATAGCCCAAGGTTGACTTAAGTGTTATTTAAATTTCGACATTTAATTCATATGTCACCCGTCCCCAAAGACTTAAGGTCCATAGTTTGCATGTTACAATCAATTACATCAAAGTCTTCTCCAGCCAAAAGAATGGACTATCAGCCTTTACATTTAAACACTTTGTAGCAAGTAGCGAAAAGTAATGGATTCCGCGAGAAATCATATGGCGGAAGGGGGTTCTGAACCTCGTTTTTTCTGAAAAATTACATTGTGTATATCAGTTTAGAACCTTTTCTTACATATATATATTAGGTGTTAATTTCCTTTTTTCTAGTGCATGTTCCGCATTTGGCTTcatttttggcttcttttttgcttttttattaTTCTTCATTGGACAGTCTGGATGAACTTTGCCGTTCTTTCACAACTAAAAACGAAAGGGTGATATCACATCGAGATGTCGATTCTTGGTGTCTATTAGGGCTTTATTAGTACAATGTAAAAGGTTCACGTAGTGTTatcttttgaaattttctttaagAAAAGAAGTTTGCATGCTTGAAAATGTGATATTGGACACAAAAAGTGTGGATTTTGGGGGAAAAGTAAAGGCATAAGGGCTTCTTTTTAGATTACTTTTCTTTAAAGGAGAGAAGGAAAATAGGAAATTGCCTCATAGCCACAAGTCAGCTCAAGCTTTTCGGCTTTTTAGTAGTTGACATTTCACTATCACTACAATCCCGTTTCATACTTTACTAAAGTTCATGGCTTCCAAGAATTTATTATTTTACAATATAGTGACAATATATCAATATTTTCCAATCATAATCACTTTACTTTCATTAGTTTCAAGAATTCAGACTCATATATATGAAATCAAATGTAAATATTACATAATGTTTTCTCTACCAGGTCAAATTTGCAATTATCATTTTTCacattttctctctctctctctctccccccccccccccacacacacacacacacacacattttgTATAACACCATTTTGACTGGAAAACTGAAGATGAGATATTTAGTTACGTTTGTTATTTAAGTGGTAGCAAAAGAGAGTCACATCCAAACTAAAGATTTAATTCGCCAAATAAATTTGAATATGAAAACTTGTGAAAtgtgtaaaaaaaataaatatattagtaTAATGATGTCAAACTTTTTAAGATGTTCCAAATTACCAAAACAGTAATGTAAAATGGAACGAAAGAGTACAAAATTCAAAGGTATTGATTTCAAATGAGACGTGTTACATATGGTTCGGTTTAGTGCTTTTACCTTCGATATGCTTCACTAAATACTTTGTTGCTAGTCAAATCCCAGTGGGATTATTTCGGGAGGCATAATTGAAATGTTAATATGGTGTAAAATAATCACCGCAGTTACCGCAACGAGACATTGTTGAGATTTTTTTGTTTCTAGAGAGAAGTTTAAGTTATCTTTTCCAAGTCAAACATTTAGTGCTCTTTTTAAGAATTAACATAAAGTAATGCGATAGTAATAGGAAGTCGAATAATAAGAATAAGAAGAAATGCTTCCTAGGTAATTTTATTGTCTTGTAAACTTAATAGTCTGACAAGTTATGAACAAACATATGGCATAAAAGAAGCAATAACAAAGTTGGTCATTCTATCAGGGTGGAGCTACAACGGATTCGTACTTGTTTTCCAAAAACACAGGTCTTGCAAAGTCGTAAGACTATGTATGGGGTCGATACCTGTCTAGTGCTGGAAGGTCAAGGAAGTTGGTGACCTGATGACAAGGGAGTTGATGACCGCTCTTTAGTGGGTCGGACTTGTACATATGGTTGATGGGCTCATTTTTCATCTGAGCCCAATTTACATAGTTCGAGGTCAGGCCTAGAGTCTGGGATGAAAGTTTGAGCCCAATTTatagggaaaaaataaaaatagccagatttacaaatGCTAACTGAGAAAttgccacagtttcaaaagtaatcaaaatttagctattttttttttatataaagataaaatctgaacaaaaacacccttaaaaatatggaaatattctagcataatatgttggagttcgaattttttacatatgagcttCCAGCATAATGTGTTGGAATTTCATAATTTGCTGGATATCTAACATAATATGCGGGAAGTTTATATGTATGAGCTCCATAATCCCGCATGTTACGCTGAAACTTTCcttatgttggagttccaacataatatactaggAGTTTATACGCATGTGCTCCATAATCCCGCATATTACGCTGAAACTTTTCGTGTTTAAGCAAAAAAACGACTATttttaataactttgcaaataTTAGCTATTTTTCGATTACCAGTCGAAAACtgttagcccgtgctattttcgtGAATTTATATAGTTCCCCAATTTTTAACCGATCCcaatttatatatagttcaacTGCCGGGCATCAACTCATTCGATAGGTCGAACGAATTCAGGCACTggtatttcaaaattttgaaataaaacttTTATAGAAGTGCTATACGTCAAGAGTTACAGtgttccaaaaaaaaaagtatgatattttaaaagtttgtttgatttttaaataataataaggtCAAACAAATTAGAATGAAGCAATAAACAATTATTAAATCAAATGCATTATGATTGATTGTAGGTCTAAAATCCATTCCCCGACTCTTTTGTATTTGTATTTCATATGTACATGTGTCTGAATGAGTTTCattctttgttctttttgtgGCTGAGAAAAAATTTCATTAACTGGTTGAGAGAAATTTATGTATGTTCTCTCATTTTGCACAACAGAAGAAAAACGCAATTGACCAATTcagaggaaagaaaaaagaaaaaaaaatgaaaatctattttCAACATTCTTCTAAACTAATTAATCTCTCTCCCTTTCCCCAAAACACCATATCTTGTCAATCAATATCAGTAAGTTAATTACTTGATCAGATTTTTACATATTCTGCATTAAATCAAGAaattatagaaaagaaaaagaagaaacaggAATTATTGGACTGACTATAACATGCCAAGCAAGCTAAAGAAAGCAATTGGTGCAGTGAAAGATCAAACAAGCATTAGCATTGCCAAAGTTTCCAACAACACTTCGTCAACACTTGAAGTCGCTGTTCTAAAAGCCATCACACACGACGATGTCCCTGTGGACGAACGTTACATACACGAGGTTGTCCAATTAGTCTCTTCCAACAAATCCTACGCGGCTGCTTGTGCTCGTGCCATTGGCAAACGCATTGGTCGTACTAGGAATTGGATCGTTGCCCTTAAATCGTTAATGCTTGTCCTAAGAATCTTTCAAGATGGCGATCCTTATTTCCCTCGAGAAGTTCTCCACGCCATGAAAAAAGGTGCCAAAATTCTCAACCTTTCTAATTTTCGCGATGATTCAAATTCTAGCCCTTGGGATTTCACTGCATTTATTAGAACCTTTGCACTTTATCTTGACGAGCGTTTAGATTGTTTTCTCACTGGCAAGCTACAAAGGCGGTACAATTATAAAGAAAGGGAGAATTCCCGCCATTTTAGGACCAGTAGTAGTAATAGTAgcaatagtagtagtagtatcaGGAGGACGACTAATGAGGCGATACGCGAAATGAAACCAGCAATGCTACTCGACAAGATTTCGTATTGGCAAAGATTGCTTGAAAGGGCAATTGCTATACGCCCAACTGGCGCTGCCAAGACCAATTGTCTAGTGCAAGTTGCTCTGTATGCTGTGGTACAAGAAAGTTTTGATCTTTATAAGGATGTTTCTGATGGGCTTGCTCTTGTTCTTGATAGTTTCTTCCATTTACCATACCAATTATGTGTAAATGCCTTCCAAACATGTGTTAAAGCCGCGAAGCAATTTGAGGAAATTAACTCTTTTTACTCCTTCTGTAAAAGCATTGGTGTTGGCAGGACATCAGAATATCCTAGTGTGCAAAATATATCTGAGGAGTTAATTGAGTCATTACAAGAATTTCTCAAAGATCAATCATCATTTCCAGTGAAATCTTCTGGACAACTGCTGCTTCAAAAACCAGGTTCAATGAAGTCGTTAAAAAGTAGGCATGATAGTTATGGTGGACAATCCGAATTCTCAGTTGCAACGACTGAGCCATATTCGGAAAGGagtactactgctactactacttcTGGGATTGGTTCGCCTTGTAGTTCATTAGAAGAGCTAATACGTGCAACGGAAACAGGGAGGAAGAACCCCTCCATTTCAATTGATTTGGAGGCATATTCGGATATTCAGTTTAGGAAGCAATGTAGTGAAGATGTGTGTGATACGGGTTCTGCTAGGTCATTGCCAGTGTCTATGATTGATCTTGTTTCCTCGTCCAATTGGCCAGGAGATGACGAAGACGAGGACAAAGAAGTACAAAAGCAAAAGCAGCAGCCTGTTGCAGATAAagagaaagaacaaaacaaaaatgaagcTAAACAAGACCAACCAAAGGAGAAAGAAACTCCAGTGTTAGATTCAAGCTCAGCAAAAGGATGGGAAGCTGTACTAAATGAGGCTTTAACGCCATCGCCATCCTTTGACGCCTTTCCAAAACAACAAGAACCAAAACAGGTGTCAGGAAATGGAGTAAATGCGTCATCTGATGATGCTTCTTCAAACAATGGTTGGGATTTGGGACTATTTGAAGCAACCCCACAAGCAAAATCAGAACAACCTATGCCTAATACTACTGCTAACAAAGTTGACAGTTTCAACACATTGCCATTGCCATCTTTCAATGCCTTCTCAGAAAGGCAAGAACAAGAGCAGGTGTCAAGATTTGGTGCAAATGTATCCTCTACTGATCAGGCTTCTTTAAGCAATAATGGTTGGGATTTGGCACTATTTGAAGCAATCCCACAAACAAAATCAGAAAAAGCCATGCCTACTATTTCTAACAACATTAACTCTTCCACTTTGGACGAATTGTTTAATCAGAGGTCAATGTCATTGTTTCCAAATAGTGGCCTAAGTTCACTACCAATGCCTAATACGAACGGCAGTAGCTATGATCAAAATCCATCCACCACCTTTTTGCCAGCTTCAAATAATGCGTATAATCGTATTCCAGTAATGGCACAAGCCAACCATTACAATCCATTTTTACAAGATACGTCGACGGAGTTGCCTTCAAACATGCTCTCAACAACAGCTGCGCCTACGTTCCAAGCAACACCAACTTTTAGTGCTCAGAGTTCTTTTTCAGCAGTGCAGCGTGATGTGAATTCTGATCCGTTTGGGACGTTTTCAAGTAGCGAGCAGATGTTAAATGGTGCCATAAATCAGCAGAATTTGTTGCATGAACAACAGTTATGGTTACAAAACCAAAACAAGATCATAGCTAAGCATATGTCTTAATTTTTGCTCGTGTAAACTTACATGCAAATTTTGTTCTTGAAGTTTTCCCTttgcttttattctttttttgcTCTTGCACTTCTCATTATGCCATTGTTCAATCCGCTTGCTCCATCTTTCTGAGTTTGAACAGGAAAAATTAATTTGCCTAATAATACTGTTCCGAAGAGGAAAGTCAGAAAcattcacaaacttcttcttttaggACTAATTGAAGTGTCTGACCATTATATCCAAATGCTTAAATTGTTAAGaaaatttacttaattatgtctttaATAGAACTTGACCTGAATAATACATCAAGTTTATCTTAGTGAGAGTGATTTCTAAAGTCATTGGAAAATTTATTCTATTTGGCACAATTAGTTTGCTAAAACCGTTATCCGCATCTCCTAAAGCAGTCTTGTTTAATTCTAAACACTCTGAAATCTGACTCAGCCCTTTCGAAAATAGTTCCTATTGcaaataattttttctttcaatttcttctCTAATATTGTCCAAACTCCAGCAAAAATCATGGGTCCATATGGACtaagtaggggtgttcaaaccAAATTGGAAAATTGCatcaaaccgaaaagtcaaaccatacCGAATaaaaaatccgataaaaattggtttggtattgagtaaaaaaacctAAACCAAACTGACAtaaatgtataatttatatatataattttaagattttatatttaaaaaatatctagaaatatgGGACTCTCtcatgggatgtaatatttaatagaactatgAAGGGCatccatttttatttactttaaataatgggttgtatcatcactttcttatcaagcatattgaaatgcatcaatctttttgttctttcatattcatatATGTCAAGATCtgttaaattcttatatctttttcaaatttgaaatggTGTTtcgataattttaaaattaaatagagcATATCATTTTTTAggtttcatattaatttttatgtttaattattaaattcggttaaccttgaaagcgtacattaattaacaaaaaaaaaactattgttagacgactaggaaaataactatcatgtattactaaaaaaattctcccataataatatattaatagatcatatgtttgttagtagttttttaaatttttactaaacatatattcactgatcaaaactttatctataactttaacaaagtaagattaaaataatattcatataacaAAAAAATCCGACAAAGTCGAACCAATCAAAACCGatataattagtttaatttgattttgataaaaaaattgaATTATTCCGGTCCATATACACTCCTGCCGCTGAGGTCAGCCCAGAGATGCAAATGCACATATGGCATTCCTTAATTGAGTACATTAGTAAACACCTCAGTGTAATGTATTTACCAGAGGGTATGAAATCAATAATTGCAAATTGCATGAACTTCATGTTGTGGATCTACATTATAAAAGTGCTATAAACAATCTTTTAATAGGAAGGCGATAGTTTTGTTTCAAAGTTAGTCTTAAAGCAAGAAAATGTGCATTTCCTCTTAGTGTATTTAATCAGATCAAGATTCTATTTTATCAATCAAAGAATTAGAATGATAACCTTAATTAAGTAAGCCAACTAAGTTACGACTTTTTTATCAGGAGTTCATGAGGACCGACTTCGCGGAACCATTTCGGCCTATGCATGAGCAAGTTCAATAGGACAAGCAGAGGCGGATTTAGTATTTAAGTTTTATGGATTCAATCTTAAATGTTTTTAGTATTGAACTcattgtatttttaaagttatgagttcatattgCTCTATATTATAAAATTAATaagtttttttatataaatttatgttTCGCGTCAAAAGTACTGTTGCAGAGGATAAGTAATTACACTTCAGTTAAAGAGTTAATGGGACATTTCATTTTAATGGACGAGTAAAGAGTAATCACACGTTAGTTGAAGAGCTAATGAGACATTTCATTTAGTTTCTTACTATAAAAATATTTAAGGGTTCGAATGCATAGTGTGCATTGGATGTGTGATATGTGCTGTGCTGTCAGCTTTTCATCCCGAGCTGCTAGATCAAGAAAAATATATTTGACTCATATAGTAAAAAtgacaagtttttttttttgggccacCGACGAAATAGTAAGTATTAAAAACATTTGGTAAAATAATGCATAACCGTCCAACGTACATTATTAGCACGACAGAAGTACTCAGAATGTTTCTGTACAACAAAACCAGAACAGAGGGAAATGGACAACAATCTCATATGTAAGAATTTGACTGTGGAAACAATAAtagctatgttgctcggactctctaAAAATGTTATCGGATACGTGTCGGATCTTTCAAAAATAATgcatttttgaaggatccgacacgAATACGACATCATTTcggagagtccgcgcaacatagaaTAATATAGTTGAGC
Proteins encoded in this window:
- the LOC107799711 gene encoding clathrin coat assembly protein AP180-like translates to MPSKLKKAIGAVKDQTSISIAKVSNNTSSTLEVAVLKAITHDDVPVDERYIHEVVQLVSSNKSYAAACARAIGKRIGRTRNWIVALKSLMLVLRIFQDGDPYFPREVLHAMKKGAKILNLSNFRDDSNSSPWDFTAFIRTFALYLDERLDCFLTGKLQRRYNYKERENSRHFRTSSSNSSNSSSSIRRTTNEAIREMKPAMLLDKISYWQRLLERAIAIRPTGAAKTNCLVQVALYAVVQESFDLYKDVSDGLALVLDSFFHLPYQLCVNAFQTCVKAAKQFEEINSFYSFCKSIGVGRTSEYPSVQNISEELIESLQEFLKDQSSFPVKSSGQLLLQKPGSMKSLKSRHDSYGGQSEFSVATTEPYSERSTTATTTSGIGSPCSSLEELIRATETGRKNPSISIDLEAYSDIQFRKQCSEDVCDTGSARSLPVSMIDLVSSSNWPGDDEDEDKEVQKQKQQPVADKEKEQNKNEAKQDQPKEKETPVLDSSSAKGWEAVLNEALTPSPSFDAFPKQQEPKQVSGNGVNASSDDASSNNGWDLGLFEATPQAKSEQPMPNTTANKVDSFNTLPLPSFNAFSERQEQEQVSRFGANVSSTDQASLSNNGWDLALFEAIPQTKSEKAMPTISNNINSSTLDELFNQRSMSLFPNSGLSSLPMPNTNGSSYDQNPSTTFLPASNNAYNRIPVMAQANHYNPFLQDTSTELPSNMLSTTAAPTFQATPTFSAQSSFSAVQRDVNSDPFGTFSSSEQMLNGAINQQNLLHEQQLWLQNQNKIIAKHMS